One window of Dehalobacterium formicoaceticum genomic DNA carries:
- a CDS encoding acetate uptake transporter yields MTSENNQSSIANPSPLGLLGFGMTTLLLNLHNTDIIPLSIVIVAMGFALGGSAQIIAGIMEFKKNNVFGATAFTSYGFFWWSLIMIWINPFQGIAAADEKSMGFYLLLWGIFTLMMFVATLKLSRSLQFIFLTLTMLFILLSIGDFTGIHFIKILGGWVGIVCGASAIYTSLAQVINNEYGKTMLPL; encoded by the coding sequence ATGACAAGCGAAAACAATCAATCTTCTATTGCCAATCCATCACCACTTGGACTCTTGGGGTTTGGCATGACCACATTGCTGCTGAACCTACATAATACTGACATCATACCTTTATCAATTGTAATTGTAGCAATGGGTTTCGCTCTTGGCGGGTCTGCCCAGATAATAGCCGGAATTATGGAATTTAAAAAAAATAATGTATTTGGCGCAACTGCCTTCACTTCTTATGGCTTTTTTTGGTGGTCTTTAATCATGATCTGGATCAATCCATTTCAGGGAATTGCAGCTGCAGATGAAAAAAGCATGGGATTTTATCTGCTATTATGGGGTATCTTTACTTTAATGATGTTTGTAGCTACACTGAAGCTTAGCCGTTCATTGCAATTTATCTTTCTGACCTTGACAATGCTATTTATTCTTTTATCAATTGGAGATTTTACCGGAATTCATTTTATTAAAATTTTAGGTGGTTGGGTAGGAATAGTATGCGGAGCTTCAGCAATTTATACAAGTCTTGCTCAGGTTATCAATAACGAATATGGAAAAACAATGTTACCACTTTAG